The Mycobacteriales bacterium sequence TTCGCCACCAAGACGGGTTTCGATCCGCGTCGGATCGGCGGCTACCTCTACTTCTGGATCCGCCCGCAGCTGATCCAGGCGTGGCGCGAGGCCGATGAGCTCACCGGGCGGGACCTCATGCGCGACGGGCATTGGCTGATCTCGGACTGAACCCGGCGTGAGCTCTTCAGGGTCGAGCGGTCAGCCCGAAAGGCCGCGCAGGATCGTGGCGAGGGAATCGGCGCTCTCGCGGGCGGCGGCGGTGTTGCCTACCGTTACCTCGCTGGCCAGATTGCCGATCGCGAGCCCGAGTGCGTGCAGGTCGAGCCGACGCCAGAAGTCGTCATCGTCATTCGCGGTGACGCCGTACCCGGCGAGGATCGCGGCGAGATCGGGCTGCGGCATGGCGTATCTGAGGTAGGCCAGGTCGCTGATCGACGGCCCGCCGCAGTACATCCCGAAATCGATGATTGCACTGACGTGCAGCCGACGGTCGACGAAGATGTGCTCGGAAGTGAAGTCGCCATGACACAGCACCGGCCGCCGACAGGGGAACTCGTCGGCGTAGGTGTGCAGCCAGGCGATCATTCGGTCGAATTCGTCGGCACCGAATCCCATTGCGCAGACCAGGTCCCGCTCGGCCTCCCGATCCGCGATGAACCCGGTCATGAGGGCGGCCCAGTCCCTCATCCACTCCCCGCCCGGGCCCGGTCGCCAGAAACCGGGTACTTCGATGCCATTGATCCGCGCCAGCACCTCGCCGGCCCGGGCAAGCGCCGCATGGCGTTCGGCGGCGGTGAGTCCAGCCCGATCGGTGAGAGCCTGACCCTCGGCGACCGCCAGCACCATCACCGGTAGGTCCGCGCCCGCGCTGGTCAGGCGGTCGACGAGAAGCACCTCCGGTACCGGCGCGCCCGCCCGCCGGGCCTGATCCATCGCCCATGCCTCATCGGCCAGCGATCCTTCCTCACCGAATCGCTTGATCCGGATGACGACCTCGTCATCAGAGTCGGTGGCGGCACGGTAGACCTCGCAGTCCTGACCGCGGACGATTCTGCGCAGGGAGACCATCGGCCGGCCCGTGGCCTTCGTGACCACGGCGGCGACGTCATCCGCCGGCACGCCGAAGGACGCGTGCAGGTCACGCCGGAACTCCTCGCTCGACCTCGTGCCGGACACGTCTCTGACCATCGACGCGGCCGGCCCGGACGGCAAACTCTTTCTCTCTCGGTCGCACGGCAATTCGGTCGCGATACGCAGGCACGAGGCGTAGAACACTCGACGATGCTCACCCAAGGACAGCTCCAGACATTCGCCCGCCAAGGCTGGGTCGTGGTACCGGACGTCGTGCCGGCCGAGGCGCTGGCGGCGGCCAACGCTGCGGTCGACGCGATGATCGCGGCGGACCCACCGCCTGCCACGACGACCGGTCCGCATTTCTACTGGCCCACACCGACTCCTCCGCATCCTCTGCTCTCGGCGCTGCTGGACACTCCGGCACGCGGGATGACCGAGGCGCTGGTGAGCCCACTGCAGCTGGGCGAGCCGGAGCAGGTGCAGGTGTCGCTCAACATCCCGCCGCACCCGAACATCCCCGGCGGCCCGCACGTCGACGGCCTCACGCCGACAGAACCCGACGGACGCCCGGGCACCTTCACCATGCTGGCCGGGATCTTCCTCACCGACCAGACCGAGCGGAGCAGCGGCAACCTGTGGGTGTGGCCCGGCACCCACCTCGGCGCCGGACGCTGGCTGGCCGAGCACGGAGCCGACGCCCTCACCGGCATCGTCGCGGCCGGGGACTCCTATCCACCCATCGACCTGCCGGAGCCGGAACAGGTCGTCGGTGCTGCCGGGTCTCTCCTGTTCGCGCACTACCTGCTGGCCCACAACATCGGCAACAACGACTCATCAGCCGTACGCCGGTGCCTCTACTACCGGCTCCGGACCACCGGCCACCGAGCCGACTGGAAGGCCCACGTCACCGATCCGCTGGTGGAGTTCGCGCCCGTCCGCGAGGCACTCTGAGAATGCCGCTGCGGATACTGGTCCTGTGGCGGATCGGGTAGATCTGATGTCGGACGACTTCGGGGCGCAACCCTGGCTTTACCCCGGAACGCGTCCGCCCACCAGCGGCCTGCTCCACGACGGCAGCTACTCGCGTCTCGACGCTCTGCCCTCGGTCGCCGAGCGGTACGTCGTCGTCGCGGTCGGGAGCAATGCCTCGCCCGCGGTGATGTACCGAAAGCTCGCCACAAACGGCGTCAGTGGCACCGTGCCGTTCGTTTACGCCGAGGTGACCGGGCTGCGGGTGGGCCACAGCGCCCACGTGAGTCGTGCGGGCTACATAGCGGCGGCGCCAATTCTGACGCCGTCGGCCCGGACATCTGTCGTCGCCGTATTTCTCGACCATGAACAGTTGACGGCCGTCGACCGCACCGAACCGAACTACGTTCGAGAGTCGGTCGGTCGAGACGAGTGCCGCCTGAGCGTGGAGGGTGGCGACAGTCCTGCCTCGTTCCAGCTCTACGTGTCCAAGCGGGGCGTCCTCGCTCCACCCGGGGAACGACCTCTCGGCCTGATGGATCAAGATGCCCTCTACGCCGGCCTACGGCAGCGGTGCGAACAGTTCTCCCGTCTGCTCCCGGCCGGCGACCGCGCCGCCATGCGCCGGTTCGCGGCGGATGAACACCTGCGAGACCAGGCGGTGGACGCTTTCCACCGTGGCGGCTGGGTCGCCCAAGGCAGGTTCGCCGCCACCTGATTGACACGTCAATCGTAAGACGTATGGTTGACGTGTCAATGAGTTTGGAGGTGGCCAGGAGTGCGTGAGACTGCGAGCGGGATCAGGGGAACGACGGCCCGTCGGCGCCTGACGACGGAGGAGCTCGCAGTCTGGCGGGCCCTCCTCGATACGACCGCCGAGCTCCGGGGACTCCTAGGCGCACAGCTGTTGCGCGATTCGAGCCTCTCGCCGGCGGACTACCAGGTGTTGCTCCCGTTGAGTGAAGCGGAGGGCAGACGACTGCGCTCGTCAGAGCTGGCGTCGACCATCGATTGGGAGCGGAGCCGGCTGTCGCATCACCTCGGACGGATGGAACGCCGAGGTCTGATCCGCCGTGACGACTGCGCCGTCGACAGCCGCGGCGCCGAGATCTCCCTCACCGCCGACGGGGCGGAAGCTTTCCGGCGCGCGACGCCGTCGCACATGCGGGCGATCAAGAAGCATTTCGCCGATGCCTTGACGCCCGGGCAGCTCGACGTGCTCGCGGACGTCCTTCGGTCGCTCCAGGACCATCTTCATCCGGAGTCGACCGTCAGACCGCCGGGCGATACGCCATGACCGGCGATGCGATGTCGTCCTTGCTGCTGCCGCGGATCGCCGTACTGGGTGCGGGACACGTCGGCCCGGTGATTGCCCGGGTCGCCACCGCCGCCGGGTACGACGTATCGATCGCCGCGTCGGGCGACCCCGACAAGATCGCCCTGATCACCCACGTGCTGACGCCGGGCGTCGAACCACGATGGGCAGCTGACGCCGTCGCCGACTCCGACATCGTCGTACTCGCGATCCCGCTCCATAGGTTCGCGACCCTCGACCCGGCTCTGGTGGCCGGAAAGCTCGTCGTCGACATCATGAACTACTGGCCACCGATCGACGGCGTACAGGAGATGTTCGAGGACCGGCGCTACGGCAGTAGCGAGATCGTCCAGCGCCGACTTCCCCGGTCGATGGTCGTCAAGACCCTCAACCACATCGGCTACCACGACATCGAAGACGACCGCAGACCCGCGGGCGCACCGGATCGCCGCGCACTGGGCGTCGCCGGCGACGATCCTGGCACCGCGGCCGTCGTGGCGGGCGTCATCGAACGCATCGGCTATGACACGGTCCGGCTCGACAGTCTGGCTGACGGACACCTGCTCGAACCCGGCAGCCCGGTATTCGGTGCGTCTTTGCACCGCCCGGACTTCGAAGACGCCCTACACGCGCGAGCGGCATAGGCCGCACCTTCACCTCGCGAACGGACAACAGACAGAGAGAACTCGACATGACCACCGCACCTTCTGACGTCGCACCCACCCGCACCGACCCGCCCAAGCAGTTCCCCCTTGTCCTCGGTCTCGACACCTTCGGCGATGTCACCCACGACGACGAGGATCGGCCACTGTCGCATGCTCAGACGATCCGAAATCTCGTCGAACAGGGCGTCTTCGCCGATCAGCTCGGCGTGGACTTCTTCGGCATCGGTGAGCACCACACCGATGACTTCCCGCTCTCGGCAGCCGACGTCGTGCTCGCAGCGATCGCCGCGCGTACCACCGACATCCACCTCGGATCAGCGGTGACCGTCCTGAGCTCGGACGATCCGGTGCGCGTCTTCCAGCGCTACTCCACGCTCGACGCCGTCTCCGGTGGTCGCGCCGAGGTCATCCTCGGACGGGGTTCCAGCATCGACTCGTTCCCGCTCTTCGGCTACGACCTCTCCGACTACGAGGATCTCTTCGAAGAGAAGGCCGACCTCTTCGCCGATTTGCGCAAGGGCGGACCGGTCACCTGGCAAGGAAAGACCCGAGC is a genomic window containing:
- a CDS encoding NAD(P)-binding domain-containing protein, with translation MTGDAMSSLLLPRIAVLGAGHVGPVIARVATAAGYDVSIAASGDPDKIALITHVLTPGVEPRWAADAVADSDIVVLAIPLHRFATLDPALVAGKLVVDIMNYWPPIDGVQEMFEDRRYGSSEIVQRRLPRSMVVKTLNHIGYHDIEDDRRPAGAPDRRALGVAGDDPGTAAVVAGVIERIGYDTVRLDSLADGHLLEPGSPVFGASLHRPDFEDALHARAA
- a CDS encoding phytanoyl-CoA dioxygenase family protein; protein product: MLTQGQLQTFARQGWVVVPDVVPAEALAAANAAVDAMIAADPPPATTTGPHFYWPTPTPPHPLLSALLDTPARGMTEALVSPLQLGEPEQVQVSLNIPPHPNIPGGPHVDGLTPTEPDGRPGTFTMLAGIFLTDQTERSSGNLWVWPGTHLGAGRWLAEHGADALTGIVAAGDSYPPIDLPEPEQVVGAAGSLLFAHYLLAHNIGNNDSSAVRRCLYYRLRTTGHRADWKAHVTDPLVEFAPVREAL
- a CDS encoding MarR family transcriptional regulator; its protein translation is MRETASGIRGTTARRRLTTEELAVWRALLDTTAELRGLLGAQLLRDSSLSPADYQVLLPLSEAEGRRLRSSELASTIDWERSRLSHHLGRMERRGLIRRDDCAVDSRGAEISLTADGAEAFRRATPSHMRAIKKHFADALTPGQLDVLADVLRSLQDHLHPESTVRPPGDTP
- a CDS encoding aminoglycoside phosphotransferase family protein, with product MSGTRSSEEFRRDLHASFGVPADDVAAVVTKATGRPMVSLRRIVRGQDCEVYRAATDSDDEVVIRIKRFGEEGSLADEAWAMDQARRAGAPVPEVLLVDRLTSAGADLPVMVLAVAEGQALTDRAGLTAAERHAALARAGEVLARINGIEVPGFWRPGPGGEWMRDWAALMTGFIADREAERDLVCAMGFGADEFDRMIAWLHTYADEFPCRRPVLCHGDFTSEHIFVDRRLHVSAIIDFGMYCGGPSISDLAYLRYAMPQPDLAAILAGYGVTANDDDDFWRRLDLHALGLAIGNLASEVTVGNTAAARESADSLATILRGLSG